A window of Diabrotica virgifera virgifera chromosome 9, PGI_DIABVI_V3a contains these coding sequences:
- the LOC126891653 gene encoding 52 kDa repressor of the inhibitor of the protein kinase-like: MDIRKFFNKPNKRLKIDDGSDIPNSTENSSIVCSQNDLAVAGPSSLESAVSASQRETNVVTATASDNFAIVEDSLNLDVGNYLDTNKICSLNDRLKFTLLTNPWKPDFLGFTPLKSLDAEHIANAITLTLTNWGLNLENAVGQGYDGCSTMAGEITGVHKRITEKYPKALYFHCASHRLNLVVNDLNDIPQIRNTTGTVKEVITFFRQNGQRRAIVGTLQKLCETRWTEKYKAIRKFSEQFVSIAEALQTLSTEGNRDTRQKAFHLHCADTNTAFVICLHVIAKYSAKLEIVTQMLQGVSVDILKISKHIQKVTELFSSDRQNGEKEFDNIMANVETTANKLGIELTCPHNFKEQSILWFDLWKNTEIDAKALEKLNLIEVLEHEHACFLPSVAKAIQIALCLPPTTCTIERSFSTLKRVKTWIRNTMSNNRLSGICLLSVHRRKIKENKENFMQKVIDLFAMDTRRIQLLFK, encoded by the exons ATGGACATAAGGAAGTTCTTTAACAAGCCAAACAAGCGGCTGAAAATTGATGATGGATCTGACATACCGAACAGTACCGAAAACAGTAGTATAGTATGCAGTCAAAATGATTTAGCTGTAGCAGGGCCATCTAGCTTGGAGTCAGCTGTATCCGCCTCTCAAAGAGAAACTAACGTTGTAACGGCCACCGCATCGGATAATTTTGCGATTGTTGAAGACAGTTTAAATTTGGATGTTGGGAACTACCTTGATACTAATAAAATTTGTAGCTTGAACGATCGCTTGAAATTTACTTTGTTAACAAACCCATGGAAGCCAG ACTTCCTTGGTTTCACCCCATTAAAAAGTTTAGATGCTGAACATATAGCAAATGCTATTACTTTAACATTAACAAATTGGGGCTTGAACTTGGAAAATGCAGTTGGCCAAGGATATGATGGTTGTAGTACAATGGCTGGGGAAATAACTGGAGTACATAAAAGAATAACTGAGAAATACCCAAAAGCTCTATATTTTCATTGCGCCAGTCATCGGCTAAATTTAGTAGTCAATGATTTAAATGACATACCACAAATCAGGAATACAACTGGCACAGTTAAAGAAGTTATAACATTTTTTCGGCAGAATGGCCAAAGAAGGGCAATAGTGGGAActcttcaaaaactatgtgaaaccaGATGGACCGAAAAATATAAAGCAATTCGAAAGTTTAGTGAGCAGTTTGTTAGCATCGCTGAAGCACTTCAGACTCTATCGACTGAAGGTAACCGTGACACAAGGCAGAAAGCTTTCCACCTTCATTGCGCAGATACAAATACAGCATTTGTGATATGTCTACATGTGATTGCCAAATACTCTGCCAAGTTAGAAATCGTTACGCAAATGTTACAAGGTGTCAGTGTAGATATTTTGAAGATAtcaaaacacattcagaaggtTACTGAGCTATTCAGTTCAGACCGACAAAATGGAGAAAAAGAGTTTGATAACATTATGGCAAATGTTGAAACAACAGCAAACAAGCTTGGAATCGAGCTCACATGTCCTC ACAACTTTAAGGAGCAATCAATTCTGTGGTTCGACCTTTGGAAAAACACGGAGATAGATGCCAAAGCCTTGGAAAAACTGAACTTAATAGAGGTTCTTGAGCATGAGCATGCCTGCTTTTTGCCGTCAGTAGCAAAAGCCATCCAAATAGCTCTTTGTCTGCCACCAACAACTTGCACCATCGAGCGATCATTCAG CACTCTCAAACGTGTGAAGACCTGGATAAGGAATACGATGTCGAACAATCGTCTAAGTGGGATATGCCTGTTATCTGTACacagaagaaaaataaaagaaaataaagaaaacttCATGCAGAAAGTAATTGATTTATTTGCGATGGACACCAGAagaattcaattattatttaagtAA